From a single Herbiconiux sp. SALV-R1 genomic region:
- a CDS encoding class II fructose-bisphosphate aldolase, producing MTLAGAAALITDAEARGRAVPAFNVVSLEQAEAVVGGAEDAGVPVLLQVSQNAIVWHGGFAPLLAACRELAVAASLPIGLHVDHVEDAELARSVIERAAELGVGSIMFDAARLDDDANTELTARVAELGHDHGLWVEGELGEVGGKNGAHAPGVRTAPGDAGRYVAATGVDGLAVAVGSEHAMTDRSAKLDLDLIVRLRRAVDVPLVLHGSSGVPDEALRASVAAGIRKVNVGTALGVEGTARLRAELAARPDAVDPRGYTGPVRDSTRRLVAHLADVVG from the coding sequence GTGACGCTGGCCGGAGCAGCGGCGCTCATCACGGATGCGGAGGCACGCGGCCGGGCCGTCCCCGCCTTCAACGTGGTGAGCCTCGAACAGGCCGAGGCCGTCGTCGGGGGCGCCGAAGACGCCGGGGTGCCGGTGCTCCTGCAAGTCAGCCAGAACGCCATCGTGTGGCACGGCGGCTTCGCCCCGCTGCTGGCCGCCTGCCGCGAGCTCGCGGTGGCGGCGTCTCTCCCGATCGGCCTGCACGTCGACCACGTCGAGGATGCGGAGCTCGCGCGCTCGGTGATCGAGCGCGCCGCCGAACTCGGTGTCGGGTCGATCATGTTCGACGCGGCACGGCTCGACGACGACGCGAACACGGAGCTCACCGCGCGGGTGGCCGAACTCGGTCACGACCACGGCCTCTGGGTCGAGGGGGAGCTCGGCGAGGTGGGCGGCAAGAACGGCGCCCACGCTCCCGGCGTGCGCACCGCCCCGGGTGACGCCGGCCGCTACGTGGCGGCGACCGGGGTCGACGGGCTCGCCGTCGCCGTCGGGTCGGAGCACGCCATGACCGACCGCTCGGCCAAGCTCGACCTCGACCTCATCGTCCGGCTGCGCCGGGCCGTCGACGTGCCCCTGGTGCTGCACGGCAGCTCGGGTGTCCCCGACGAGGCACTCCGCGCATCCGTCGCCGCGGGCATCAGGAAGGTCAACGTCGGCACCGCCCTGGGGGTCGAGGGCACGGCACGGCTCCGCGCCGAGCTCGCCGCGCGGCCCGACGCCGTCGACCCGCGGGGCTACACCGGCCCGGTGCGCGATTCGACCCGGCGCCTCGTCGCCCACCTCGCCGACGTCGTCGGCTGA
- a CDS encoding amidohydrolase family protein — MTSSTPVTPDLPLRRWAPVSQLRAARTEVPRPAVPCIDVHNHLGRWLSEGEWMIDDVGSLLAVMDACDVELVVNLDGRWGEELDENLARYDLAHPGRFATFCQLDWELLRRPDGGAALLRQLDDSVRRGARGVKVWKNLGLEVVDAEGRLVAPDDPRVVAVLRRAGEHGIPVLIHTADPIAFFEPLDERNERLDELGAMPEWWFGDRSRHPDFDTLLAAHARLVMACPGTSFIGAHVGCAAEDLDRVDALLRSAPNYHVDIAGRLAELGRQPRRFARLVAEHPDRVLFGTDIYPATAEQYALHYRFLESADEGFSYAPEEAVPPQGRWAVSAADLDPALLRGVYRDNARRLLGL; from the coding sequence ATGACCTCCTCGACTCCCGTCACCCCCGACCTCCCGCTGCGGCGCTGGGCACCCGTCTCCCAGCTCCGCGCCGCCCGCACCGAGGTGCCCCGGCCCGCGGTGCCCTGCATCGACGTGCACAACCACCTCGGCCGCTGGCTGTCGGAGGGGGAGTGGATGATCGACGACGTCGGGTCGCTGCTGGCCGTGATGGATGCCTGCGACGTGGAGCTGGTCGTCAACCTCGACGGTCGCTGGGGTGAGGAGCTCGACGAGAACCTCGCCCGCTACGACCTGGCGCACCCCGGTCGCTTCGCCACCTTCTGCCAGCTCGACTGGGAGCTGCTGCGCCGGCCCGACGGCGGCGCGGCCCTGCTGCGCCAGCTCGACGACAGCGTGCGGCGGGGAGCCCGCGGGGTGAAGGTGTGGAAGAACCTGGGCCTCGAGGTGGTGGATGCCGAGGGGCGGCTCGTCGCGCCCGACGACCCCCGGGTCGTCGCCGTGCTGCGGCGGGCCGGCGAGCACGGCATCCCCGTGCTCATCCACACCGCCGACCCGATCGCCTTCTTCGAGCCGCTCGACGAGCGCAACGAGCGGCTCGATGAGCTGGGGGCGATGCCGGAGTGGTGGTTCGGCGACCGCAGCCGTCACCCCGACTTCGACACGCTGCTCGCGGCGCACGCCCGGCTCGTCATGGCCTGCCCCGGCACGTCGTTCATCGGTGCCCATGTCGGGTGCGCCGCGGAAGACCTCGACCGGGTGGATGCGCTGCTCCGGTCGGCGCCGAACTACCACGTCGACATCGCAGGCCGGCTGGCCGAGCTCGGGCGGCAGCCGCGTCGGTTCGCGCGACTCGTCGCCGAGCATCCCGACCGGGTGCTCTTCGGCACCGACATCTACCCGGCCACCGCGGAGCAGTACGCGCTGCACTACCGCTTCCTCGAGAGCGCCGACGAGGGGTTCTCGTACGCGCCGGAGGAGGCGGTTCCGCCGCAGGGGCGGTGGGCCGTGTCGGCGGCCGACCTCGACCCGGCGCTCCTGCGGGGCGTGTACCGCGACAACGCGCGCCGCCTGCTGGGTCTGTGA
- a CDS encoding ABC transporter substrate-binding protein, protein MHRIIRSTALLAAAATILATAGCAAGGGATELDPEAPVTLTWWTGQADEAETILEGLAAEFEELHPNVTIDVSSGASSTEELLQKLSAGFAGNNYPNISYSFGSWASELESSGRTLDITEQVDDPEVAWDEFPEAARKTVQPTGEKTIGFPAVVDNLSLLYNTTVFDAAGVEYPTDDWTWDDFRDAAAKLTDPATETFGYAYSVSGSEETTWQFWPHLWQNGGEILDDEGRAAFNSSAGADALEFLRQMAQDDKSIYLDQTDTRFGQLFAGDRIGMITSGPWQLNDLKIAGTSYGVAQLPGTDGDHQTVQGADLWALFDTRDANENHWAYEFTEWLTSAEQDEKWNVAYGNLPLRTSETDSAAFEEQVKALPGYDVMAENASNAVNPRPTVPGYVGLSEAIGAAISQVLQGQSQPQDALDEAARKADEALSD, encoded by the coding sequence GTGCACCGCATCATCCGATCCACCGCCCTGCTCGCCGCCGCAGCGACTATTCTCGCCACAGCCGGCTGCGCCGCCGGCGGCGGAGCCACCGAACTCGACCCCGAGGCGCCCGTCACCCTCACCTGGTGGACGGGCCAGGCCGACGAGGCCGAGACCATCCTGGAGGGTCTCGCCGCCGAGTTCGAAGAGCTCCACCCCAACGTCACCATCGACGTGTCATCGGGCGCGTCGTCGACCGAGGAACTGCTGCAGAAGCTGTCGGCCGGCTTCGCGGGCAACAACTACCCGAACATCTCCTACTCCTTCGGCTCCTGGGCCAGCGAACTCGAGTCGTCGGGGCGCACCCTCGACATCACCGAGCAAGTCGACGACCCCGAGGTCGCGTGGGACGAGTTCCCCGAGGCGGCCCGCAAGACGGTGCAGCCCACCGGCGAGAAGACCATCGGCTTCCCCGCCGTCGTCGACAACCTCTCCCTGCTCTACAACACCACGGTCTTCGACGCCGCCGGCGTGGAGTACCCGACCGACGACTGGACGTGGGACGACTTCCGCGACGCCGCGGCGAAGCTCACCGACCCGGCGACCGAGACCTTCGGCTACGCCTACTCCGTCTCGGGCTCCGAGGAGACCACCTGGCAGTTCTGGCCGCACCTGTGGCAGAACGGCGGCGAGATCCTCGACGACGAGGGCCGCGCGGCGTTCAACAGCAGTGCGGGCGCCGACGCCCTCGAGTTCCTCCGGCAGATGGCTCAAGACGACAAGAGCATCTACCTCGACCAGACCGACACCCGCTTCGGCCAGCTCTTCGCCGGAGACCGCATCGGCATGATCACCTCGGGCCCCTGGCAGCTCAACGACCTGAAGATCGCGGGCACCTCCTACGGCGTCGCCCAGCTCCCCGGCACCGACGGCGACCACCAGACCGTGCAGGGCGCCGACCTCTGGGCCCTGTTCGACACCCGCGACGCGAACGAGAACCACTGGGCGTACGAGTTCACCGAGTGGCTCACCTCGGCCGAGCAGGACGAGAAGTGGAACGTCGCCTACGGCAACCTGCCCCTCCGCACCAGCGAGACCGACTCGGCCGCTTTCGAGGAGCAGGTGAAGGCACTCCCCGGCTACGACGTGATGGCCGAGAACGCCTCCAACGCGGTCAACCCGCGCCCCACCGTGCCCGGTTACGTCGGCCTTTCCGAAGCGATCGGCGCCGCCATCTCCCAGGTGCTGCAAGGCCAGTCTCAGCCACAGGATGCGCTCGACGAGGCCGCCCGGAAAGCCGACGAAGCGCTCTCCGACTGA
- a CDS encoding SIS domain-containing protein, translating into MNLTMLEIDSQPEVWRTALDLTAEARRILARPGERMLVIGCGTSAFVAESFAALREEAGLGETDAAYASEPRVWRPYDSVVAITRSGTTTEVADALRRVPAGVTTIVVTGVADSPCAELADEVLLLDFADERSVVQTRFPTTFLILARAALGEDVSQLPAALEASLAVEDSVEEPVYDHIVYLGSGWTYGLAQEAALKVREAAQAWAESYPLLDYRHGPLAVAHPGSLVWFLGTTDDDLARDIETTGATVRQREGEDPLVALVRAQRYAVRAATARGLDPDNPRHLTRSIVLS; encoded by the coding sequence ATGAACCTCACCATGCTCGAGATCGACAGCCAGCCCGAGGTCTGGCGCACGGCTCTCGACCTCACCGCCGAGGCGCGCCGCATCCTCGCCCGACCGGGCGAGCGGATGCTCGTGATCGGCTGCGGCACGTCGGCCTTCGTCGCCGAATCGTTCGCCGCCCTCCGCGAGGAGGCGGGCCTCGGCGAGACCGACGCCGCCTACGCGTCCGAGCCCCGGGTCTGGCGCCCCTACGACAGCGTGGTCGCGATCACGCGCTCCGGCACCACCACCGAGGTGGCCGACGCGCTGCGCCGGGTTCCCGCGGGCGTCACGACGATCGTCGTCACCGGCGTCGCCGACTCCCCCTGCGCCGAGCTCGCCGACGAGGTGCTGCTGCTCGACTTCGCCGACGAGCGCTCGGTGGTGCAGACCCGCTTCCCCACCACCTTCCTTATCCTCGCCCGCGCGGCGCTCGGCGAAGACGTGTCGCAGCTCCCCGCCGCCCTCGAGGCGTCACTCGCCGTCGAGGACTCCGTGGAAGAGCCCGTGTACGACCACATCGTCTACCTCGGCAGCGGCTGGACCTACGGTCTCGCGCAGGAGGCAGCCCTCAAGGTGCGGGAGGCGGCTCAGGCCTGGGCTGAGTCGTACCCCCTGCTCGACTACCGGCACGGCCCGCTCGCCGTCGCGCATCCGGGCTCACTGGTCTGGTTCCTCGGCACCACCGACGACGACCTCGCCCGCGACATCGAGACGACGGGAGCCACCGTGAGGCAGCGCGAGGGGGAAGACCCGCTCGTCGCCCTGGTGAGGGCTCAGCGATACGCTGTTCGGGCCGCGACGGCGCGGGGCCTCGACCCCGACAACCCCCGCCACCTGACGCGTTCGATCGTCCTGTCCTGA
- a CDS encoding carbohydrate ABC transporter permease, translating to MTMTQTRPPEDTAQRPPDIPGPRKKRGRLGDHLTGWGFVAPAMVIVLGLSLFPAIWALVLSFQDWNGFATPEFVGGDNYSRLMSDSEFWDAVTHTALYVALFVPASVLAGLFLAVALNRKIRFIGLYRTAIFVPFVASAAATGILASYLFSPQYGLANNVLRQVGAPAQGWLEDPSQAMVVVAIMSLWGQAAFTTVIYLAALQDIPPDLLEAARIDGASRWQTFWQIVWPELGPITVFVTIWQTIGALQLFDLVYTTTRGGPLDATKTIVYFLWEKAFRSLEFGYGSAAAYVLFAVTVIITAAMVVYTRRRNTEAF from the coding sequence ATGACGATGACACAGACCCGCCCGCCCGAAGACACCGCGCAGCGGCCCCCTGATATCCCCGGGCCGCGCAAGAAGCGGGGGCGACTCGGCGACCACCTCACCGGTTGGGGCTTCGTCGCCCCGGCGATGGTGATCGTGCTCGGGCTGTCGCTGTTCCCGGCCATCTGGGCCCTGGTGCTCTCGTTCCAGGACTGGAACGGCTTCGCCACGCCCGAGTTCGTCGGCGGCGACAACTACAGCCGGCTGATGAGCGACTCCGAGTTCTGGGACGCCGTCACCCACACCGCCCTCTACGTCGCCCTCTTCGTGCCGGCGTCGGTGCTGGCGGGTCTGTTCCTCGCCGTCGCCCTCAACCGCAAGATCCGTTTCATCGGGCTGTACCGCACGGCCATCTTCGTGCCGTTCGTCGCCTCGGCAGCCGCCACCGGCATCCTGGCCTCCTACCTGTTCAGCCCGCAGTACGGGCTGGCGAACAACGTGCTGCGCCAGGTGGGTGCCCCGGCCCAGGGGTGGCTCGAAGACCCGTCGCAGGCGATGGTGGTGGTCGCGATCATGTCGCTCTGGGGCCAGGCCGCCTTCACCACCGTCATCTACCTCGCCGCTCTGCAGGACATCCCGCCCGACCTCCTCGAGGCGGCCCGCATCGACGGCGCGTCGCGCTGGCAGACGTTCTGGCAGATCGTCTGGCCCGAGCTCGGCCCGATCACGGTCTTCGTCACCATCTGGCAGACCATCGGCGCCCTGCAGCTGTTCGATCTCGTCTACACCACCACCCGGGGTGGCCCGCTCGACGCGACCAAGACGATCGTCTACTTCCTCTGGGAGAAGGCCTTCCGCAGCCTGGAGTTCGGCTACGGCTCCGCCGCCGCCTATGTGCTGTTCGCGGTCACCGTCATCATCACCGCAGCGATGGTCGTCTACACCAGGCGGCGCAACACGGAGGCCTTCTGA
- a CDS encoding carbohydrate ABC transporter permease, with product MTTASPSPATASTSPATASSSDALTASAPRPVARRRRPRISGWHFVLAPLALLFVIPFAQMVLASLSPAGELVKFPPPFIPSRLTLDGFVQLFATTDVLRWLLNSTVVSAIAIVGHVILCSLAGYGFARLRFKGRNMGFFLIVATIMIPTQLLMIPTYVLFSQIGIIDTLAAAFVPWLASAFGIFLMRQFFLTLPTELEEAASLDGANRLQIFLRVVLPLARPAIATLAIFTLLSSWNDLIWPLIAINDDSIFTVQLGIANFQGARRTDWSLLMAGNVIATLPLVLFFLFAQKQFVATMTMSGLKG from the coding sequence ATGACCACCGCATCCCCGTCGCCGGCCACCGCATCCACGTCGCCGGCCACCGCGTCCTCGTCCGACGCCCTCACCGCATCCGCACCCCGCCCGGTCGCCCGCCGACGCCGCCCGCGCATCAGCGGCTGGCACTTCGTGCTGGCGCCGCTGGCGTTGCTGTTCGTCATCCCGTTCGCCCAGATGGTGCTCGCCTCCCTCTCCCCCGCCGGCGAGCTGGTGAAGTTCCCGCCGCCCTTCATCCCCTCCCGGCTCACCCTCGACGGCTTCGTGCAGCTGTTCGCCACGACGGATGTGCTGCGCTGGCTCCTCAACAGCACCGTCGTCTCGGCCATCGCCATCGTCGGCCACGTCATCCTGTGCTCGCTCGCCGGGTACGGGTTCGCGCGGCTGAGGTTCAAGGGCCGCAACATGGGCTTCTTCCTCATCGTGGCGACCATCATGATCCCGACCCAGCTGCTCATGATCCCCACCTACGTGCTGTTCTCCCAGATCGGCATCATCGACACCCTCGCCGCGGCGTTCGTGCCGTGGCTCGCCTCGGCGTTCGGCATCTTCCTCATGCGGCAGTTCTTCCTCACCCTCCCCACCGAACTCGAGGAGGCGGCATCCCTCGACGGCGCCAACCGGCTGCAGATCTTCCTGCGGGTGGTGCTGCCGCTGGCGCGACCGGCCATCGCGACCCTCGCGATCTTCACCCTGCTGAGCTCGTGGAACGACCTGATCTGGCCGCTCATCGCGATCAACGACGACAGCATCTTCACCGTGCAGCTCGGCATCGCGAACTTTCAGGGCGCCCGGCGCACCGACTGGTCGCTGCTCATGGCGGGCAACGTCATCGCGACCCTGCCGCTCGTGCTCTTCTTTCTCTTCGCCCAGAAGCAGTTCGTGGCCACGATGACCATGTCGGGCCTGAAAGGATGA
- a CDS encoding carbohydrate kinase family protein, with product MKVLVAGDANLDLILRGDTVPRFGQAEQLLSGADLVLGSSAGIAAAGLARLGVPTALVARVGDDVFGARTSELLAAAGVDVSEVRAVDEPTGLSVILSATDDRAILTLTGALATLTGDDVLAAADGATHVHVASFFLLPALAADLPRVLATLRSRGVTTSLDTNWDPAEHWSGVEECLPHVDVLLPNATEAVALAQSFGEAPADTEHAARLLARRGPIVVVKDGARGGLAVSGDEVVRAPGLTLDVVDTTGAGDSFDAGFLASWLSGAPLPVAVRWGAVAGSLSTRAPGGTGGQPTADQVEQAAR from the coding sequence GTGAAGGTACTCGTCGCCGGAGATGCGAATCTCGACCTCATTCTGCGCGGGGACACCGTGCCGCGGTTCGGTCAGGCCGAGCAGCTGCTCTCGGGGGCCGACCTCGTGCTCGGGTCGAGCGCCGGCATCGCGGCGGCAGGCCTCGCCCGCCTCGGCGTGCCCACGGCACTGGTCGCCCGGGTGGGAGACGACGTGTTCGGGGCGCGCACCAGCGAGCTGCTCGCGGCTGCCGGGGTCGACGTGTCGGAGGTGCGCGCGGTCGACGAGCCGACGGGCCTGTCGGTCATCCTCTCCGCCACCGACGACCGCGCCATCCTCACCCTCACCGGCGCACTCGCCACCCTGACCGGTGACGATGTGCTCGCGGCGGCCGACGGGGCCACCCACGTGCACGTCGCATCCTTTTTCCTGCTGCCGGCGCTGGCCGCCGACCTCCCTCGCGTGCTCGCGACCCTGCGGTCGCGCGGGGTCACGACGAGTCTCGACACCAACTGGGACCCGGCGGAGCACTGGAGTGGTGTGGAGGAGTGCCTGCCGCACGTCGACGTGCTGCTCCCCAACGCCACCGAGGCGGTCGCGCTCGCGCAGAGCTTCGGCGAGGCGCCCGCCGACACCGAGCACGCGGCACGCCTGCTGGCGCGGCGCGGCCCGATCGTGGTCGTGAAAGACGGTGCCCGCGGCGGCCTCGCCGTGTCGGGCGACGAGGTGGTGCGCGCACCCGGGCTCACGCTCGACGTCGTCGACACCACCGGCGCGGGCGACAGCTTCGACGCGGGGTTCCTCGCGTCGTGGCTGAGCGGAGCACCTCTGCCCGTCGCCGTGCGGTGGGGCGCGGTGGCGGGCTCGCTCTCGACGCGAGCCCCCGGCGGCACCGGCGGCCAGCCCACGGCCGACCAGGTGGAGCAGGCGGCACGGTGA
- a CDS encoding 1-phosphofructokinase family hexose kinase → MITCLGLAPALDITYGVSSAQLGGLHRPEWQLSLPGGKALNVARALSALGAASHSLVPVGGPTGTDLLNRLAAEGTGIGFEAIDTGVDTRRCITIVDESTGELTEIYEHAPPLPDAAWGELVERLRAVPDGWLAVSGSVPSHRVDSLAAELALLSDRGVSVALDVTREVLEAVLPLCGADLVKVNRLEATDAVGDAPVPELAERLRERGARTAVVTDGADGSVGADQHGHWRVRPSRGGIYTVGAGDSFLAGLLLRLTEGAPLDRALRTAAAIAAANTETPGAAVFDTTRIPPLEESVSVSRATGW, encoded by the coding sequence GTGATCACCTGTCTCGGGCTCGCGCCCGCCCTCGACATCACCTACGGTGTCTCCTCTGCTCAGCTGGGCGGGCTGCACCGGCCGGAGTGGCAGCTGTCGCTCCCCGGCGGAAAGGCGCTCAACGTCGCGAGGGCGCTCTCGGCTCTCGGTGCCGCATCCCACTCCCTCGTGCCCGTCGGAGGCCCCACGGGCACCGACCTGCTGAACCGGCTCGCCGCCGAGGGCACCGGCATCGGGTTCGAGGCGATCGACACCGGCGTCGACACCCGGCGCTGCATCACCATCGTCGACGAGAGCACCGGCGAGCTGACCGAGATCTACGAGCACGCCCCGCCCCTCCCGGATGCCGCGTGGGGCGAGCTCGTGGAACGGCTCAGGGCCGTCCCCGACGGGTGGCTCGCGGTGTCGGGCTCGGTGCCGTCGCACCGGGTCGACTCACTCGCCGCCGAGCTGGCGCTGCTCAGCGATCGCGGGGTCAGCGTTGCCCTCGACGTCACGAGGGAAGTGCTCGAGGCGGTGCTCCCCCTCTGCGGCGCCGACCTGGTGAAGGTCAACCGCCTGGAGGCGACGGATGCTGTGGGCGACGCCCCGGTGCCGGAACTCGCCGAGCGCCTCCGCGAGCGCGGAGCACGAACCGCGGTCGTCACCGACGGGGCCGACGGGAGCGTCGGTGCCGACCAGCACGGGCACTGGCGTGTGCGGCCCTCCCGCGGCGGCATCTACACCGTGGGTGCGGGCGACTCGTTCCTCGCCGGCCTCCTCCTCCGCCTCACCGAGGGCGCACCCCTCGATCGCGCCCTCCGCACCGCGGCGGCTATCGCTGCCGCCAACACCGAGACGCCGGGCGCCGCCGTCTTCGACACCACGCGCATCCCGCCCCTCGAGGAGTCGGTCTCGGTCTCGCGAGCTACGGGATGGTGA
- a CDS encoding multidrug efflux SMR transporter, with protein MKRWIILAGAIVAEVAAAIAMGAAADNLWWAAVTVVGYVTAFVALAAVLRAGMPIGALYGRWSAVGVAATAVLGTVLFSEPFTIAIGIGIGIGIGIGIGIGVTIAGAEVVAALSLRASDGLRKKAWAAPILMPVGAPTESGHSPDRYRCPRDPVRRHRPLIVAETATPASGQQ; from the coding sequence ATGAAAAGGTGGATCATCCTGGCGGGCGCGATCGTCGCGGAAGTAGCCGCAGCAATCGCGATGGGGGCCGCTGCCGACAATCTCTGGTGGGCAGCGGTGACGGTCGTAGGTTACGTAACGGCGTTCGTCGCGTTGGCGGCAGTTCTGCGCGCCGGAATGCCCATCGGCGCGCTGTACGGCAGATGGTCGGCGGTGGGAGTCGCGGCGACTGCCGTGCTGGGCACGGTTCTGTTCAGTGAACCGTTCACGATCGCGATCGGCATCGGCATCGGCATCGGCATCGGCATCGGCATCGGCATCGGCGTCACCATCGCCGGAGCCGAGGTGGTCGCGGCCCTCTCCCTGCGCGCCTCGGACGGCCTACGGAAGAAGGCCTGGGCAGCTCCGATCCTCATGCCGGTAGGGGCGCCTACGGAGTCTGGGCATAGCCCTGATCGCTATCGGTGTCCTCGTGATCCAGTTCGGCGCCACCGCCCACTGATCGTCGCAGAGACCGCGACACCCGCCTCGGGGCAGCAGTAA
- a CDS encoding NADH oxidase, whose product MTFRGRELRSTMTDDGRLSLTLEEVEIAAPGDDDLVLRVEAAPINPSDLGLLVGPADPSSVAVVPDSGPGLQLTVPQSRLHAMSARMGRSLPTGTEGAGTVVATGRNAADLLGRRVATGAGGMYADYRKVSVDSVTPLPDGATAAQGASMSVNPMAALGLVETARREGHRAIIHTVAASSLGLMLQRICRADGIPLVNIVRRPEQAEQLRASGAEHVVLSSADDFFEQLVDAAEKTGATIAFDPVGGGSLGGDTLAAMEQAALRRATGFSRYGSGVFKQLYVYGTLDLQPTVLHRRPNDYAWSVGGWHLYAFLATVGADAERRMRERVVAELTTTFATTYTRTVGLAEALRPEVFAAFERRATGEKFLIDPTRD is encoded by the coding sequence ATGACGTTCAGGGGTCGCGAGCTGCGTTCCACGATGACTGACGACGGGAGGCTCTCGCTCACGCTCGAGGAGGTCGAGATCGCCGCGCCCGGTGACGACGACCTGGTGCTGCGCGTCGAGGCTGCGCCGATCAATCCGAGCGACCTCGGACTGCTCGTCGGCCCGGCCGACCCTTCCTCGGTCGCAGTCGTGCCCGACAGCGGGCCGGGGCTGCAGCTCACAGTCCCACAATCCCGGCTGCACGCGATGAGCGCCCGGATGGGCAGATCACTTCCCACGGGAACCGAGGGAGCCGGCACCGTCGTCGCCACGGGCCGGAACGCGGCAGACCTCCTCGGACGCCGCGTCGCGACCGGTGCCGGCGGAATGTACGCGGACTACAGGAAGGTGAGCGTCGACTCGGTCACCCCCTTGCCCGACGGCGCGACCGCGGCGCAGGGGGCATCGATGTCGGTGAATCCGATGGCGGCGCTGGGGCTGGTCGAGACCGCGCGGCGCGAGGGCCATCGCGCCATCATCCACACGGTGGCGGCGTCGAGTCTCGGCCTGATGCTGCAGCGGATCTGCCGGGCAGACGGGATCCCCCTCGTCAACATCGTCCGCCGGCCGGAGCAGGCCGAGCAGCTGCGCGCGTCGGGTGCCGAGCACGTCGTGCTGAGCTCCGCCGACGACTTCTTCGAGCAACTGGTCGACGCCGCAGAGAAGACCGGAGCCACGATCGCCTTCGACCCGGTCGGCGGGGGATCCTTGGGCGGCGACACCCTCGCGGCGATGGAGCAGGCCGCTCTGCGCCGGGCGACGGGGTTCAGCCGATACGGCTCGGGAGTGTTCAAGCAGCTCTACGTCTACGGCACCCTCGACCTTCAGCCCACCGTGCTGCACCGTCGCCCGAACGACTACGCATGGAGCGTGGGCGGCTGGCACCTCTACGCCTTCCTCGCCACGGTCGGAGCCGACGCCGAAAGACGGATGCGGGAGCGTGTCGTCGCCGAGCTGACCACGACGTTCGCGACCACCTACACGCGCACGGTCGGGCTCGCGGAAGCACTGCGACCCGAGGTGTTCGCCGCCTTCGAGCGGCGGGCGACAGGCGAGAAGTTCCTGATCGATCCCACCCGAGACTGA